The genomic interval GGCCAGCCATTGTGCATCAGGGCTTACAGACATCCCTCCCACATGGTAGTAGTCGTGGCCTGCGGCCAGCACGTTCACATCCAGCATCACTTCTTCTGTACCTTCCAGGCTGCCTTTTTTACGGCAGTATATCGGGTACTCTTTGCCTTGTGTAAAACGGGTGTAATAATAGTAACCATTCTTCAGGTAAGGTACGCTGGCATCTGTTTCCATAATACGCCCCCTCATCTCCTCGTACAACTTCTTTCTCATACCGGCGGAAGACTCCAGCATGGTATCCAGGTAGTTATTCTCTGCCTTGAGATACGCAATGACTTTGGGGTCATTCCGGTCATTCATCCAATAGTATTTGTCTATCCTGGTTTCACCGTGTATGGTCATCGCCGTATCTATCTGTTCGGCTACAGGTGGCTTTATTGTTTTGACTTCTGCTGACATACTTTTCTTATTTTCCTTACAGGCAAACAGGCCCATGCCTGACAACATTATGGCAAATGCAGCGGCTTTCCTCATAGGTGACAAATTGAGGCTACGAATGTAATACTTATCCTGTTACACAATCTTCATTTTTTGGGCGTCCCAGTGGATCACTTTTTTACTGAAGTAACTCTCATTGGTAACCAATGCAGGACCTGCTGCACGGAGTCCAAAGGAGGCGTCTTCCACAACAGGCCTGCCCGTACGCATGGCCTCAAAGAAGTTGATAAAATGATCCAGACGGGCATCGTATCCCCTTGGGGCAGCATAAGCGCTTTCTGAACGCTGTGCCGGCTTACGGCTTTCCTCAGGATATTTTGCATTGTACTGTTTTACATAAGCTTCCTGGGTAGCTTTTGTAAAAGTATTATAGGTATCCCAGCCACCATAACCAGGTGCTGAAGAGAGTTTATGCTTTTTGATCTTGAAATCATCCCATCCCAGTTCCAGCACCCCGTCTGTACCAATAAAGCGGGTAAATTCACCACCGCCTCCACCGTCAGCGAAGTTGACACGTAAGGTTACCTGGAAGGCTGCATGCGCTTTTGTTTCCGGATAATCAAAGATCGCGACCACAACATCCGGAACATCACGCCCGTCTTTCCATTGTACCAGGTTGCCGCTGGCAAAGATGCGCTCGGGGCCCAGTGAGCCCGTAATGAAGTGCAGGCCGGAGATGAGGTGAACGAACAGATCGCCCGGTACACCGGTACCATATGCCCGGTAGTTGCGCCAGCGGAAGAAACGGGTGGGATCGAAAGGTACTTTGGCGGTATCTTTGAGGAAAGTGTCAAAGTCTACGGTAGCGGGAGAGGCATCGGGCGGAATGGAATACTGCCAGGCGCCCAGGGCATCATGACGGTCTATCCTGGCTTCTACAATGTTCAGCTGACCTATTTCCCCTGCCTCATAGCGCTTCTTTGCTTCTGCGAGGGCAATACTGCTCACACGCTGGCTACCTACCTGGAAAACGGCCTTTGTGCGCTGCTGGGTGGCAATCACCTTATGCCCTTCTTCAATCTGCTGTACCATGGGTTTCTCGCAGTATACAGCCTTGCCTTTTTCCATAGCGTCAATAGAGATAGTATCGTGCCAGTGATCGGGTGTGGCTACGATCACGGCGTCAATGTCCTTCCTGTTCAGCAGCTCGCGGTAGTCGCGGGTAGTAAAGATGTCTTTACCATACACTTCTTTGACTTTCGCAAGGTGACCATCATACAGGTCGGCGGCTGCCACGAATTCCACACCGGGCGCTTTCAGCGCCGTTTCTACGTCGCCGAAGCCCATAATGCCCATACCGATACAACCGATACGGATCTTGTCGTTGGCAGCAATGCGGGTGTTGGGTTGTAGGATATGGACCTGTTCTTTTCCTAAAGCGGCCAATGAACCGGCGCCCATCAGGGCGGCTGTTCCTCCGAGGTTACGGAGAAATTTTCTCCTGGAGTTGTCTGTCATAACGTAAAATTTGTGTGCAAACGGGTTTAAACTAAAACAATATACAAAAAAAATCCCCCTCGTTCCAGCGAGGGGGATCATGGTATTCACCAAATGCAATCGTGACAAAGACTATTTTTCGTAGCTGAAACCTGCGGCAATGTATTCGCGGTTCAGACGTGCAATATTTGTCAGGGAAATTTCTTTCGGACATTCTGCCTCACAGGCGCCGGTGTTGGTACAGCTGCCAAAACCTTCCTTGTCCATCTGTGCCACCATATTCAGGGCCCTTGTCCTCTTCTCAGGCTGTCCCTGTGGCAGCAATGCCAGTTGGGATACTTTCGCTGAAACGAAGAGCATAGCAGAAGAGTTTTTACAAGCCGCTACGCAGGCGCCGCAACCGATACATGCTGCTGCCGCAAACGCTGCATCTGCTTTATCTTTTGGCACCAGGATATTGTTGGCATCCTGGGCGTTACCTGTATTTACAGAAACATAACCACCGGCTTCGATAATACGGTCAAATGCACCTCTGTCTACGGTCAGGTCTTTCACTACCGGGAAAGATCCTGCTCTCCATGGCTCAACAGTGATGGTATCGCCATCCTTGAAAGCGCGCATGTGCAGCTGGCAGGTGGTAGTACCAGCCCACGGACCATGTGCACGGCCGTTAATATGCATGGAACACGCACCACAGATACCTTCACGACAATCGTGGTCAAACGCTATCGGCTCTTTACCTTCATTGATCAGGCGCTCATTCAGCACGTCAAACATTTCCAGGAATGACATTTCGGAAGAAATGCCGCTTACCGGATAAGTTTCAAATTTCCCCTGGGCGTCTGTGTTTTTCTGCCTCCACACTTTAAGTGTGAGATTCATAGTATAATGTTCCATATCTATTGGACTATTATTATTGTGAAAATTATTTATAGCTACGTTGAGTTGGTTTACATTCTACAAACTCAAGAGCTTCTTTGTGCAACTCGAACTGGCTTTCACCTTTATATTCCCATGCTGCTACATAGCTGAAGTTTTCATCATCACGTTGTGCTTCTCCATCCGGTGTTTGTGATTCTTCACGGAAGTGACCACCACAGGATTCACGACGGTTCAGCGCATCCAGGCACATCAGTTCTCCCAGCTCCAGGAAGTCAGCTACACGGCCGGCTTTTTCCAGTTCAGGGTTGAATTCGTTGGCATCGCCAGGGATACGTACATCGCTCCAGAATTCCTTGCGTAAAGCCTGGATCTCAACGATCGCTTCCTTCAGTCCCTGTTCATTACGGGCCATACCGCATTTATCCCACATGATCTTACCCAGTTTCTTGTGGAAGTGATCTACGGATTTGGTGCCCTTAATGCTCATCAGCTTATCGATAGTAGCCTGAACATTCTTTTCAGCTTCTACGAATGCAGGATGATCCAGGGAAATTGCTTTGGTCTTGATATCATCAGCCAGGTAGTTACCCAATGTATAAGGAATAACGAAGTAACCATCAGCCAGCCCCTGCATCAGTGCCGAAGCACCCAGGCGGTTTGCACCGTGATCGGAGAAGTTTGCTTCACCCAGTGCATACAGACCGGTTACGGTTGTCATCAGTTCATAATCCACCCACAGGCCACCCATGGTATAGTGTACTGCAGGGTAAATGCGCATTGGCACTTCATATGGATTTTCGCCGGTGATCTTGGCGTACATATCGAAGAGGTTACCGTATTTCTCAGCTACCACTTCTTTACCCAGTTTACGGATCTCTTCCGGAGTAGGATTGGACAGCTGTCTTTTGCTGGCCTCTATTCTTCCGTAACGGTCCATGTTATATGCGAAATCCAGGTATACGGCCTGCTTGGAGCTACCCACACCATAACCGGCATCGCATCTTTCCTTGGCAGCGCGGGATGCCACGTCACGTGGTACCAGGTTACCGAAGGCAGGATACCTTCTTTCGAGGTAGTAATCCCTTTCGTCTTCAGGAATATCAGAAGGTTTGCGGGTATCGTTCTGTTTTTTAGGCACCCATATACGGCCATCGTTACGGAGCGACTCAGACATCAGCGTCAGCTTGGACTGGTGATCTCCGGAAACAGGGATACAGGTAGGGTGGATCTGTGTAAAGCAAGGGTTACCGAAGAAAGCGCCTTTACGGGTTGCTTTCCAGGCTGCTGTTACGTTAGATCCCATCGCGTTGGTAGACAGGTAGAACACGTTACCATAACCACCACTTGCCAGTAATACAGCGTGACCGAAGTGACGTTCCAGTTTACCGGTGATGAGGTTGCGGGCAATAATACCGCGTGCTTTACCATCTATTACTACGATGTCCAGCATTTCATGACGGTTGTACATGGTCACGTTGCCTAAAGCCACCTGGCGCTCCAGTGCGGAGTATGCACCCAGGAGCAGCTGCTGACCGGTCTGACCGGCGGCGTAGAAGGTACGCTGTACCTGTGTTCCACCGAAAGAGCGGTTGCTCAGCAATCCGCCATATTCGCGGGCAAAAGGAACACCCTGTGCCACACACTGGTCTATAATATTGCCACTTACCTCTGCCAGACGATGCACATTGGCTTCACGGGCACGGTAGTCGCCACCTTTTACAGTATCATAAAACAAACGGAACACTGAGTCACCGTCGTTCTGGTAATTCTTTGCAGCGTTGATACCACCCTGTGCAGCAATACTGTGCGCACGGCGTGGACTGTCCTGAAAACAGAAAGCTTTCACCTTATAACCTAACTCACCCAAAGAAGCAGCAGCCGAAGCCCCCGCCAGGCCAGTGCCCACGATGATCACTTCCATGTTGCGCTTGTTAGCCGGGTTCACCAGCTTACAATGCCCCTTATAATCTTCCCATTTCTTATCTAATGGACCGGCAGGAATTTTTGAGTTCAACATATATCCTTACTTTACTAAATTGATTTGAAATATATAACCACGGGAATAATGGCAAAGCCAATAGGGATCAGGATCCCGAACAACCAAACACCTACGAAGTTGATGAGGCCATTGTACTTAACGTGGTTCAGGCCAAATGTCTGGAAGGCGCTTTTAAACCCATGAATCAGGTGGAAAGATAAACCGATCATACCAATCACATACAGGATCACCATCCATAATTGCTTGAATGCCTCCTGTACAACAAGGTAAAGGTTATTGTATTCCTCTCCTTTATAAGTCACAGGCCGTACGTCTCCATAGTGCATCCAGTACCAGAAGTCTTTCAGGTGAATAATCAGGAAAATCAGCAGGATACTACCCATGATAGCCATCTGGCGGCTGAACCAGGAAGAAGTCTGATTGCCGGGATTGATAGCGTACTTTACCGGACGGGCAGCCCTGTTGCGGAAGGTAAGTTGAAAAGCAAGAATAGCGTGGATAAGAATAACAACCTTTAAACCCCAGGCTATAAACTGGATAAGGCCGTTGTGACTCATGAATGCGGCATAAACATTAAAAGCCTCACCCTCATCTTCTTTGAGCAAGGCGAGATTACCAGCCAGGTGCACGATAACAAAACTACACAGAAAGAGACCGGTAGCACCCACTAATAATTTTTTACCGATAGAGGTATTAAAGAACTGTGACCACTTCATAAGTTAAAATCTAAGCTTCCTAAAAGATGATATGATAATATTTCGAATATATCGCGCAAATTTAGCGCAGGAAAAATTAAAACCAAATGATATTTCTCAGTTTTTGGTTTGAAACTGAGCGCCAATCCATTGTTTTGGCCCCGGCCATCGGGTTCAGGGAGAACATACGCCACTGACCTGCCGGTATAGCGGAGAAACCGGCCGTACGTTCACGGAAATAAACAAAGAAACGTGGACTTTGTTCCGCCATCACTCAAGACGGCGCATCATAACGTTGTCGACAAGGGAATAAAGGTGTTGTGGCTGGTAAGTACGCCATTTCTCTATATCCAGGAGATGTACGTAGTTGTCCAGGTGGGCATGTTCAAACTCCTGACGCGTCTGTTCAGGCATGTTCAGGCTCACTATCCAGCCTCCTTCGTCCCGGATGTCATCCCACCACTCCTCATAGTAACAGTCGTCGGATGAGTGGAAGTTCATCACATTCTCAGTGATCAGGATGAACTTGTTGATCTTGCTGGCAATCATAAGATCAATAACATCACGCTTTAATACCATGATGTCATTCTCTATACAGTCATTCCATTCTCCCAGCACTTCGATGATGGCATAGTTGAACTGGTAGTCGGCAAATAATACCTTCAGATAAAGGTTCCGGGAGCCAAATTCATCCCACTGGGGATGTACATAATAATTATATACAGTATTCGTAAAAGTGAACTCACTGTATTCCCTGCCATAAAACGGGGACTGTTCATCATCTTCTGCTGTATATAGGTGGCGCCAGTTATAAAAAGGTTCTATATCATGCATGTCACGCTAACTCTAAAATGTTCGTTTCTACAAATTTCGGGGGAAATTTCAGAAAATAGAAACGCTCCATTTCTGGAAAAAGTCGTAACTATACATAGTCTTCAATGGCCTTTCTGACGCTGCCGGCTTTCAGTAATAACTCTTTTGCCTTTTCATAATCCGTCAGGGACAATTTCTCCATCAGCATCTTCACACCTCTGTCCACCAGTTTGTCATTGCTCAGCTGCATGTTCACCATCTTATTATCTTCCACCCTGCCCAGCTGGATCATAACGGCGGTAGATATCATGTTCAGCACCAGTTTCTGGGCTGTTCCACTTTTCATACGGGTGCTGCCGGTGATGAATTCCGGTCCTACCACCACTTCAATAGGGAAATCTGCCTCGGCCGACAAGGGGGCGCCAGGGTTACAGCAGATGCTTCCGGTGACGATCCCTTCACGGCGACATTTATTCAGGGCGCCGATCACATAGGGAGTAGTACCACTCGCTGCAATACCTACGACCACATCTTTTTCCGTTACATTGAACTCCTGCAGATCTTTCCAGCCCTGTTCCCTGTCGTCTTCAGCAAACTCCACCGCCTTGCGGATGGCGGCATCCCCTCCGGCAATCAGGCCTATCACCAGCCCATGAGGTACGCCAAAGGTGGGCGGGCATTCGGAGGCATCGACAATGCCTAAACGTCCGCTGGTACCTGCGCCCAGGTAAAATAACCTGCCACCGGCCAGCATTTTATCGGCAATGGCTGCTACCAGCTTTTCTATCTGTGGTAAAGCCCTGGCTACGGCCTGGGGTACGGTGGTATCTTCCTGATTAATATTACTGAGGATCTCCTGCACACTCATTTTCTCCAGGTGGCGATAATGTGACGTTTGCTCTGTTACTCTCTCAAAGGACATTTGTAGTGTATTTGTTTATTGATGATATGCCACCAGCCCTTCCATAGGACTACGCAATATCCGGCCCAGCTGCAGTTCGTACAGTTCACATAACTCCTCCAGGATGTCCCTGAAATTCCAGGCGATACTTCCGGTAAAGTGCAGTGGGTGTGTCCAGCTTTCGCTGTATTTATAAATGTGGTTAAAGAAAAATTCGTTTAAGCTGTCTTCGAGGATGTTCTCTATAATAAAGTGCCCCCTGTTCTCGCCCAGAAACTTCGCAAAACCAGCCAGATAACGGTTCGGGAATGGCCTGCGGTATACATTCTCCAGTATTTCCTCATGATTGGTGTTATACTGGGCGTCAAAACGGCTTTTCAGCTCTTCGTCAAAGGAATTGTACAGGTAGTACTGCAGGAGTTTCTTCCCCAGGAAAGCGCCGCTGCCCTCGTCTCCCAGTACATATCCCAGTCCGGGATTATTCTTTTTGATAGTAGTGCCATCAAAAAAGCAGGAATTCGACCCTGTACCCAGGATGCTGGCTACTCCGGGCTCTTTTCCACACAGTCCCCGGGCAGCTCCCATCAGGTCATGGTTCACCTCGAACGAGGCCACTGGCCACACCGCCTGCAAGGCTGTCTCTACCAGCTCTACGCTCTTCCGTTGTAAACAACCTGTCCCGTAATAATGGATCTCATCTATCTGAACATCCGGCGGCAATTGCGGTAACAGCTCTTTCTCCAGCAAGGCCTGTATCTGTTCTGCATTCAGGAAATAAGGACTGATACCGGATGTCTGATAACGCGCGGCTTCCCCGGCGCCCAGCAGGCACCAGTCAGCCTTGGTAGATCCACTATCTGCAATTAGCTGTACTTTCATGACACATCCGTTGAAGGTTGAGGTTTAATATACTATTTTTGCCACAAGTTAAATAAATAGCGACAAGATACAAGCTACCTTGCGGCTGTTTTCAATACATCATTATGTCGAACAGGAAACTGAATGTTTTTTTACCGCTCTTATTTGCAATAGTGCTGGCTTTGGGAATGTACCTGGGGCATAAAATGCCGGGAGCTAACACGGGGGCGCAAACGTTGCTATTCAGCCGGGCGGGCCGTGCACCTTTACAGGAAGTCATGGACCTGCTGAAAATAAAATACGTTGATACCTTACAGGTAGCAGATCTGCAACAGGAGGCCATTGAAGGCCTGTTAAGCCATCTGGATCCTCATTCCATCTATATTCCGCCATCCAACCTGCAAACCGTGAATGAAGACCTCGAAGGTCACTTTTCCGGCATAGGCGTCGAATTCAATATCATCGCAGATACCGTAAATATCGTCTCCGTAGTTCCGGGAGGCCCTTCAGAGACTGCCGGTGTACAATCGGGCGACAAGATCATCAAAGTGAACGACTCTCTCGTGGCAGGTAACAACATTTCCGGCGATAAGATCCGCAAAATGCTGCGTGGTCCCAAAGATTCCAAAGTGGCTGTTACCATGTTACGTCAGCAGAAACTGGTACCCGTTCAGATCATCCGCGGCGACATCCCTCTTTATAGTATAGACGCCAGTTACATGACGGCGCCGGGAATTGGCTATATCAAGATCAGCAAGTTCTCCGGCACTACTTACCAGGAATTCATGGATGCGATGCGGAAACTGACCCAGGCAGGCATGACCAAGCTGGTGATCGACCTGCGCCAGAACCCTGGCGGCTATCTCGACGCGGCTACCCGCATTGCCGACGAACTACTCGACGATAACAAACTGATCGTATATACAAAAGGAAAAAGCTATCCCCGTTCAGACTACCGCTGTGAAAAGCCGGGTATCTTCGAGAAAGGGGAACTCGCCATTCTCACTGATGAAGGCTCTGCAAGCGCCAGTGAGATCCTGGCAGGCGCGGTACAGGAATGGGACCGTGGTACTATTATCGGTCGTCGTACCTTCGGTAAAGGCCTGGTACAGGAACAGTTTGACCTTAGCAATGGCGGCGCCCTCCGTCTGACAGTAGCCCGCTACTATCTCAACTCCGGCAGAAGTATTCAGAAATCCTATGCCAATGGCCGTGAAGCCTACGATGAGGATATCCTGAACCGCTTCAACCATGGTGAGTTCGTTAACCGCGACAGCATTCACCCGCTGGATACCGTGCAGTTCAAAACTGCCAGCGGCCGTATTGTTTATGGAGGCGGCGGTATTACTCCCGACGTCTTCATTCCATTTGACACCAGCCGCTTTTCCAATGTGCTGACCAGCATGTATTCCCGCAGTACTTTCAGCAACTTTGCCTATCAGTATTACAATAGCCACAGGGACGAGTTCAAACAATATAAAGACGCTACTCAATTCAGTAATCAATACCAGGTTAGTAATGAGCTTTATAGTGCTTATAAGTCTTTCGCGGCAAAAGACAGCGTTCGTGGCGTTGAGTCTATCAATGCGCATGATGAAGTTGAGATCAAAACACGTCTGAAAGCATTGCTGGCGAGGCAGATGTGGAGTTATGCGGGGTTCTATGAGTCGCTGAACAAGGAAGATGATATGATGAAGAAGGCGGTGGAGATGCTGAAGAAGAAATAAAAAAGTTATTTGTGTTTAAAAGCCATCTGGGGAACTCCGGATGGCTTTTTTTATGCCTGGTTCCTTGGCTCATTGTCTTTCCAGAAATTTTTCACGCTAAGTAGCTCGGTTTCAGTATGGGATGTCGGTCGGCGCCTCTTTGGTTGGATGTCTATCAGGCATTTGGAATCGTATAAGCTGTTGGATCACTATTTAACTGCATCAATCGTATCTCAAAGAGCCGAAGGCCCGACATTCCCATCTGAAACCGGTGCTACTTATGCTCTCCCTACTACAGTTTCCTGTCGCCTGATTATCATGGCCAAATATTATAACAAGGAAGCCAGGAGGTACAACGGTTTCAGGTGGGAAGCACTGGCCTTGGTTGTTTGAAGCATGCTCACACGATTGACAGGGGTTTAATACATATCCCAAAGCCCACACGATTCCAAATGCCTGATAGCACGCGGCTTCAAAGAACCACAGCCAGTGATCCCAGCCTGAAACCGGCGTATCACAAAAACAGGATGACATATGCCAAGGAACTCCAGGCTATAACAAGGAAGCCAGGAAGCACAACGGTTTCAGGTGGGAAGCACCGGCCTTGGTTGTTTGAAGCATGCTCACACGATTGACTGGGGTTTAATACATATCCCAAAGCCCACACGATTCCAAATGCTTGATAGCACGCGGCTTCAAAGAACCACAGCAAGTGATCCCAGCCTGAAACCGGCGCATCACAAAAACAGGATGACATATGCCAAGGAACTCCAGGCTATAACAAGGAAGTCAATAAGTACAACGGTTTCAGGTGGGAAGCACTGGCCTTGGTTGTTTGAAGCATGCTTACACGATTGACAGGGGTTTAATACATATCCCAAAGCCCACACGATTCCAAATGCCTGATAGCACGCGGCTTCAAAGAACCATAGCCAGTGATCCCAGCCGGAAACCGGCGCAACTCAAGTATGTGGGGAACTCCAGCTATAACCAGGAAGCAGAAATGAACGCGACAAAGACAGGCAAAAAAAAAACCGTCTCGTTTACACGAGACGGCCAATAATTCTTACAAAACAGATTAGTGTTTTGCTTCAGCAGCAGGAGCAGCAGCAGTATCAGCTGGAGCAGCAGCAGCAGAATCAGCAGTTACTGATGCAGAATCAGCAGCTGGAG from Chitinophaga filiformis carries:
- a CDS encoding Gfo/Idh/MocA family protein, which translates into the protein MTDNSRRKFLRNLGGTAALMGAGSLAALGKEQVHILQPNTRIAANDKIRIGCIGMGIMGFGDVETALKAPGVEFVAAADLYDGHLAKVKEVYGKDIFTTRDYRELLNRKDIDAVIVATPDHWHDTISIDAMEKGKAVYCEKPMVQQIEEGHKVIATQQRTKAVFQVGSQRVSSIALAEAKKRYEAGEIGQLNIVEARIDRHDALGAWQYSIPPDASPATVDFDTFLKDTAKVPFDPTRFFRWRNYRAYGTGVPGDLFVHLISGLHFITGSLGPERIFASGNLVQWKDGRDVPDVVVAIFDYPETKAHAAFQVTLRVNFADGGGGGEFTRFIGTDGVLELGWDDFKIKKHKLSSAPGYGGWDTYNTFTKATQEAYVKQYNAKYPEESRKPAQRSESAYAAPRGYDARLDHFINFFEAMRTGRPVVEDASFGLRAAGPALVTNESYFSKKVIHWDAQKMKIV
- a CDS encoding succinate dehydrogenase/fumarate reductase iron-sulfur subunit, whose protein sequence is MEHYTMNLTLKVWRQKNTDAQGKFETYPVSGISSEMSFLEMFDVLNERLINEGKEPIAFDHDCREGICGACSMHINGRAHGPWAGTTTCQLHMRAFKDGDTITVEPWRAGSFPVVKDLTVDRGAFDRIIEAGGYVSVNTGNAQDANNILVPKDKADAAFAAAACIGCGACVAACKNSSAMLFVSAKVSQLALLPQGQPEKRTRALNMVAQMDKEGFGSCTNTGACEAECPKEISLTNIARLNREYIAAGFSYEK
- a CDS encoding fumarate reductase/succinate dehydrogenase flavoprotein subunit; translation: MLNSKIPAGPLDKKWEDYKGHCKLVNPANKRNMEVIIVGTGLAGASAAASLGELGYKVKAFCFQDSPRRAHSIAAQGGINAAKNYQNDGDSVFRLFYDTVKGGDYRAREANVHRLAEVSGNIIDQCVAQGVPFAREYGGLLSNRSFGGTQVQRTFYAAGQTGQQLLLGAYSALERQVALGNVTMYNRHEMLDIVVIDGKARGIIARNLITGKLERHFGHAVLLASGGYGNVFYLSTNAMGSNVTAAWKATRKGAFFGNPCFTQIHPTCIPVSGDHQSKLTLMSESLRNDGRIWVPKKQNDTRKPSDIPEDERDYYLERRYPAFGNLVPRDVASRAAKERCDAGYGVGSSKQAVYLDFAYNMDRYGRIEASKRQLSNPTPEEIRKLGKEVVAEKYGNLFDMYAKITGENPYEVPMRIYPAVHYTMGGLWVDYELMTTVTGLYALGEANFSDHGANRLGASALMQGLADGYFVIPYTLGNYLADDIKTKAISLDHPAFVEAEKNVQATIDKLMSIKGTKSVDHFHKKLGKIMWDKCGMARNEQGLKEAIVEIQALRKEFWSDVRIPGDANEFNPELEKAGRVADFLELGELMCLDALNRRESCGGHFREESQTPDGEAQRDDENFSYVAAWEYKGESQFELHKEALEFVECKPTQRSYK
- a CDS encoding succinate dehydrogenase cytochrome b subunit — translated: MKWSQFFNTSIGKKLLVGATGLFLCSFVIVHLAGNLALLKEDEGEAFNVYAAFMSHNGLIQFIAWGLKVVILIHAILAFQLTFRNRAARPVKYAINPGNQTSSWFSRQMAIMGSILLIFLIIHLKDFWYWMHYGDVRPVTYKGEEYNNLYLVVQEAFKQLWMVILYVIGMIGLSFHLIHGFKSAFQTFGLNHVKYNGLINFVGVWLFGILIPIGFAIIPVVIYFKSI
- the murQ gene encoding N-acetylmuramic acid 6-phosphate etherase yields the protein MSFERVTEQTSHYRHLEKMSVQEILSNINQEDTTVPQAVARALPQIEKLVAAIADKMLAGGRLFYLGAGTSGRLGIVDASECPPTFGVPHGLVIGLIAGGDAAIRKAVEFAEDDREQGWKDLQEFNVTEKDVVVGIAASGTTPYVIGALNKCRREGIVTGSICCNPGAPLSAEADFPIEVVVGPEFITGSTRMKSGTAQKLVLNMISTAVMIQLGRVEDNKMVNMQLSNDKLVDRGVKMLMEKLSLTDYEKAKELLLKAGSVRKAIEDYV
- a CDS encoding N-acetylglucosamine kinase; translated protein: MKVQLIADSGSTKADWCLLGAGEAARYQTSGISPYFLNAEQIQALLEKELLPQLPPDVQIDEIHYYGTGCLQRKSVELVETALQAVWPVASFEVNHDLMGAARGLCGKEPGVASILGTGSNSCFFDGTTIKKNNPGLGYVLGDEGSGAFLGKKLLQYYLYNSFDEELKSRFDAQYNTNHEEILENVYRRPFPNRYLAGFAKFLGENRGHFIIENILEDSLNEFFFNHIYKYSESWTHPLHFTGSIAWNFRDILEELCELYELQLGRILRSPMEGLVAYHQ
- a CDS encoding S41 family peptidase, whose protein sequence is MSNRKLNVFLPLLFAIVLALGMYLGHKMPGANTGAQTLLFSRAGRAPLQEVMDLLKIKYVDTLQVADLQQEAIEGLLSHLDPHSIYIPPSNLQTVNEDLEGHFSGIGVEFNIIADTVNIVSVVPGGPSETAGVQSGDKIIKVNDSLVAGNNISGDKIRKMLRGPKDSKVAVTMLRQQKLVPVQIIRGDIPLYSIDASYMTAPGIGYIKISKFSGTTYQEFMDAMRKLTQAGMTKLVIDLRQNPGGYLDAATRIADELLDDNKLIVYTKGKSYPRSDYRCEKPGIFEKGELAILTDEGSASASEILAGAVQEWDRGTIIGRRTFGKGLVQEQFDLSNGGALRLTVARYYLNSGRSIQKSYANGREAYDEDILNRFNHGEFVNRDSIHPLDTVQFKTASGRIVYGGGGITPDVFIPFDTSRFSNVLTSMYSRSTFSNFAYQYYNSHRDEFKQYKDATQFSNQYQVSNELYSAYKSFAAKDSVRGVESINAHDEVEIKTRLKALLARQMWSYAGFYESLNKEDDMMKKAVEMLKKK